Within the Mastacembelus armatus chromosome 10, fMasArm1.2, whole genome shotgun sequence genome, the region CACTCTTTTAAAGATACCGAAATACCATTAAATTAATACATTACGTATTTTACATACgtaatataaattaaagtgcAGGAAATATTCAGGGTCGTTCGTTCCTTTTCAGTAATGTACTTCCGGTCAGattttttcacaataaaaccgACTCTAATTAAGATACCACACCTTTCCGTATTtgtttcaaaacacacactataAGCCCAGGGCGACTAATTAGagtattttctgcatttcagtaatatatatgtttatagtagttcaaaacagaaaattaagttACCACAGCAGTAATGTTTCCCTATCAAGCGCCAAACAAGGTGAGATTACCAAATGGCCAAGTGGGCAACTGCCCAGGGCCCCCGAAACACTAGGTTTCCTTCATGATCACTGACTCTGCATAATTAAATGAATTGCAAACGTGCACCAATGAAGTACAATACTGTAATAATCCATCCCTCAACCATTTTTGGCAACTGCACTTATAAAAATGTAATCCCCCTATTTTGCAATCCAGTAATTTCTAAAACACCTTGATCATCTCCTGCATATTAGTAACCCCGTCAAACCAAATTTAAGAAAAAGATGTAATGTCACCTAGGTGTCACATCAGCACCTACACTCAGGAGATTTTGGTTATGTTCAAATTACTTCAGCGCTCTCTGCTGGTGCTCCAGAGGTTTGCAAGTGCAACACAAAAGCTACAAATATTGTGTGCGCATGATTATACAAAAGACGTCAGCCACAGGAAGATGTCGCTGTATGATAAGAATAAAACAGTTGTTAAGTGAATGTAAAATCTTTTATATAAAAACTTAGACGTGGGACACATTCAGTAATTTTACAACATTAATAGCTGATACAACACATTGAGGTATGTACGAAaattccattttctttttccattagTCAAAAGACTCTTAAAAACACAAGTATGGTTTGAAATATAAGCAtttcaaacaagaaaacaaccTGGAAAACATAAAGACTGTCAATCACAAACAGTAGAATATTGTTATAGAAACAAGTATTACAATGTTCCTTctaacaaagacaaaataaacatccCCTCATTCCAAGCTACACATAAGAGTGCAGGTGTTTTTGAAAGTGAGAAGAACCATCTAGAAGGCCTGTGTGATCACTATAGAATGGCAAGTAGCTTAATcagcctttctctctgtcaagGCAATATATCCATCATTAATGTGACAAAGATATACAATcattatcaataaataaatgtgccATTTGAAATAGCTCATAGTGAAAGGAATATCCTAAAAATAATGTGGATTATTCTGGAACAGCAGAACAGGCAGAACTTGGCACACTTAGTTTTAAGACATGTCACTGCTTGTTGCCAGTATTACCATTGTTCCACGTTGTCCATGTAGTCCTCCAAGGTGCTGTTTTCATCCAGATCCCACCAGTCTGGGAGTAGCACTTCTGACTCTACACTGTCTCCATCAACCTTCTTGCTCTGCTGCTCCTCAGTCACTACAGAGTGGCTGTTGGGTTGATGCAGAACTTCTGCAGGCTTCAGCAGCCTCCCTTGCTTTGTTGTGAGCCTACCACGTAGCCGCCTCCTCTCCTGCTGACGCCTCTCCCTGGCCTGCCTGCGCTCCTGCTGCCTTGCCACCTGGAATCGCTGCAGGAAAAGGTCACGGGCATACTCGTACAGCTCTACATCCCATCGGTTTAGCTGGCGGATTCTGTGTTGTGTCTCAGGAGGTACGTCAACACTGGAGGCTCGTGTGCCATTGAGCTGTGTGAAGGGTGCAATAAACTCCAAGTTGAAGGTTCGCTCAAACAGATACTGGGTCTTACGCTGGTACTCGGTCAGTCCAAAGAAGGCCATACCCCTTAAATTACGTTTAGCACTCTCTAGAAGTACTGCCCAGCGCTCTTCCTCACTCATGGTGGAGACATTGTAGCAACCCACCAGGCTGAGGTCAGCTAGCATGCGGGTCTGCCGGTTGTTGGCCAGGTTATAAGGACAGTCCATGAACTCCTGCAGGGAGCAACCTGACCAGTCATCTCCTGAGTAGCAGCTTGGCAGCTCAGACAGTGTTGGTGAACGTCCATCACACACATGTAAGGAGGCTTTCCATGTGGCACCACGCTGCACATGACGCCACTCACTCAGGTAGCGTGACACTGGGTCTCTTAAGATAGTTATGTAATAATAGTTCCTactggagaagaaaaaaaaaatacattagatTTGCAATAAGCTCCCTCAAATAGCCTGTAGAGGTCACAGCAATGTATGCAATGAAATTTGTATTGAAATTACTAGTGCAAGTCTTTTTTCATCATTCAAGTATCTGTTGATTGTATTTCAAGTGCTTGTATCATATGttagcaaaattacaaaataacCATCAACAGTGTGATGCATTTGTTTGACAAAACTTGGCAGACTGGGGAGAGAAGggtaaatataataaatacacagctacatcaaatgaaaacagctaTTACAAATATATTAGATTCaaatttttcattaaatatgatTACAGCATAAATACAGACTTTTAGATTTATATCACAGTGGTTCGCTTTGTTATATCCCAGCAGTGTATACATTTATGcaaaactaaatatattttataatgcagtgaacacaaaaaaatatgttgcagTTAAAGTATATACCCATCTTCCTTGACCAACCTGGGCAAATTCTTGTTTGCCTCTATTGAGTCCATGCGTGACGGGACGCAGCTGGTCAGCTCAGTCCAGTCCGCATGAAGCCCGCAGCTCCAGCCGGTTGAGAAACGGGAAAATAACCAGGTTTCCTTTTTACCTGGCCGGAAACAGGTACATTTCTTCTGACCTGCGTGACATTCGCAGGGCCTTTCAAGCTGAATATTTCTCACCAGGTGTCGACCAAACGTCGTTCCACCTGTTTTCTGGATGTGCAGAAAAACTATAACATCATCTCCTTTGATGTTGAAGTCTACAACATGATTTAAATCTGCTTTGGTAAAGTTGAAGCGAGGGACAAAGCGGACCAGGGCACCGTCTTCTGCAATGTACGGATCCTTCTGGAAACCGTCCTGGATTTCGTTACCATTTTCCCGGAAACCGGTTGTGCTGCCGACCTTAAACCAGGATCCCAGGTGGTGTAGCATCTGGCACTCAGATCTGCTGGGGCACACGTACTGGAACATTATGACGCCAAAGAGCAATACCATAAGCAGGACGACCAGGAGCCGgtggtggctgctgctggacTTCTCATCCATCTTCCCGGGACGGCCAGAAAATCATCACTGGCAATGCGAACCCCTGCCTCGGCCAGGGAACCGTGAGGAGCAGTGTTTATATGGCCGCCACAataaggacaaaacaaaacaaagcagctgctagccagctaacgttagctagccaGTGTCGACTACCTCACAGAAAACGGCTGGCAGTTTAATGTAACCTTTGCGGCATTAGAAGCAGCAGAATGTATACGtctcatttgaaataaatacacattttctaGTAGTATTACTTTTACAGAGCGATAACCTCAGAGCGGAGCAGTCTGTTCAGCAACAGCCAGCGATTCTTGACCTCTCTCCCAGCAGCCTTTGCGCTGAACGTGGGAATGAAATAACGTCAGCGTTTGCTATCAACCCAGAGCCAGAGACTCAAAGTTAACCTGACGACCTCCTGTGTCTTTACACCCTGGAATTGTTGGTTGCCAGTAAAATGACGAAGTGGCgacattttttgtatttgtgtaaattTGAAATGTGATTGTGGTGGATTTTATCGCCGAAATAGCTCAGTTGGGAGAGCgttagactgaagatctaaaggtcCCTGGTTCGATCCCGGGTTTCGGCATTTTGGAACACCAAAGAAAACTGGCCTTTATGACAAGTAAAAACATTATattgggtttttgtaaagtcGGATACCAATATATTTTAGGTTCACTGttttgtaattatattttagGCCAATATAGTAAAACAAATAGATGAACACATGCATTTTTGGTTGACGgagctgaaataaaataaatatataggcCTACGAGTCTCAAGACATGTCTCAAAGATATTTTGTCAGCGACTTAAGTGCGTCTCGGGGTCTAAGCCGCAGACTCGAGTCCCCATCTCTGCtatagaaaatgtgaaatacatATGAACCATAATTGATTAAACAGTAATATTATTGTAAGGTAAAACTATACTTATAACATGTCAATCTATTGTTTGGTCTTGGTATTTCTTTGATTACAACATCCTAAAGCAGCACATTAGTCTGGTGTTTACTACTAGTTGAATTCATAAGCCCTCGAAGTGTATAAATCTATGAGTCATTGATCAGACGCTTCATCAATAAGGTCGTTAATCAACAACTAATCTGTATTTTTGCATCAACTGATGAAAGGCCAGTTGACAAACACGGACGTGACTACATCAGCGATGAAGGAACATGTAGTCCCAATGATCGTTTATGTAAAGCGATGTATCCCTCCATTCAACAATAAGCCGACCAACAATCAATAAAATTTGAAGTGTcgtaattgttttgttttgccactGATAGTTTTCCGCaaataaaaaactacatttgCCATCTAGGTTTACCTGTCGTTCAGTGAATTATTTTGTATCGTGTTTGCATGTGAATTAGAATAAGTAGAAAcaattatattaaataatttCCACCAGGTTTGTTTATGGCCTTGATTTTTTGCCTGTTAGTAAGATATCTTAAAATct harbors:
- the hs6st2 gene encoding heparan-sulfate 6-O-sulfotransferase 2 isoform X1, which gives rise to MDEKSSSSHHRLLVVLLMVLLFGVIMFQYVCPSRSECQMLHHLGSWFKVGSTTGFRENGNEIQDGFQKDPYIAEDGALVRFVPRFNFTKADLNHVVDFNIKGDDVIVFLHIQKTGGTTFGRHLVRNIQLERPCECHAGQKKCTCFRPGKKETWLFSRFSTGWSCGLHADWTELTSCVPSRMDSIEANKNLPRLVKEDGRNYYYITILRDPVSRYLSEWRHVQRGATWKASLHVCDGRSPTLSELPSCYSGDDWSGCSLQEFMDCPYNLANNRQTRMLADLSLVGCYNVSTMSEEERWAVLLESAKRNLRGMAFFGLTEYQRKTQYLFERTFNLEFIAPFTQLNGTRASSVDVPPETQHRIRQLNRWDVELYEYARDLFLQRFQVARQQERRQARERRQQERRRLRGRLTTKQGRLLKPAEVLHQPNSHSVVTEEQQSKKVDGDSVESEVLLPDWWDLDENSTLEDYMDNVEQW
- the hs6st2 gene encoding heparan-sulfate 6-O-sulfotransferase 2 isoform X3; this encodes MDEKSSSSHHRLLVVLLMVLLFGVIMFQYVCPSRSECQMLHHLGSWFKVGSTTGFRENGNEIQDGFQKDPYIAEDGALVRFVPRFNFTKADLNHVVDFNIKGDDVIVFLHIQKTGGTTFGRHLVRNIQLERPCECHAGQKKCTCFRPGKKETWLFSRFSTGWSCGLHADWTELTSCVPSRMDSIEANKNLPRNYYYITILRDPVSRYLSEWRHVQRGATWKASLHVCDGRSPTLSELPSCYSGDDWSGCSLQEFMDCPYNLANNRQTRMLADLSLVGCYNVSTMSEEERWAVLLESAKRNLRGMAFFGLTEYQRKTQYLFERTFNLEFIAPFTQLNGTRASSVDVPPETQHRIRQLNRWDVELYEYARDLFLQRFQVARQQERRQARERRQQERRRLRGRLTTKQGRLLKPAEVLHQPNSHSVVTEEQQSKKVDGDSVESEVLLPDWWDLDENSTLEDYMDNVEQW
- the hs6st2 gene encoding heparan-sulfate 6-O-sulfotransferase 2 isoform X2 yields the protein MDEKSSSSHHRLLVVLLMVLLFGVIMFQYVCPSRSECQMLHHLGSWFKVGSTTGFRENGNEIQDGFQKDPYIAEDGALVRFVPRFNFTKADLNHVVDFNIKGDDVIVFLHIQKTGGTTFGRHLVRNIQLERPCECHAGQKKCTCFRPGKKETWLFSRFSTGWSCGLHADWTELTSCVPSRMDSIEANKNLPSRNYYYITILRDPVSRYLSEWRHVQRGATWKASLHVCDGRSPTLSELPSCYSGDDWSGCSLQEFMDCPYNLANNRQTRMLADLSLVGCYNVSTMSEEERWAVLLESAKRNLRGMAFFGLTEYQRKTQYLFERTFNLEFIAPFTQLNGTRASSVDVPPETQHRIRQLNRWDVELYEYARDLFLQRFQVARQQERRQARERRQQERRRLRGRLTTKQGRLLKPAEVLHQPNSHSVVTEEQQSKKVDGDSVESEVLLPDWWDLDENSTLEDYMDNVEQW